Proteins encoded by one window of Mustela erminea isolate mMusErm1 chromosome 5, mMusErm1.Pri, whole genome shotgun sequence:
- the KLF13 gene encoding Krueppel-like factor 13 isoform X2, which translates to MAAAAYVDHFAAECLVSMSSRAVVHGPREGPEPGPEGAATAVAATLPRVEERRDGKDSASLFVVARILADLNQQAPAPAPAERREGAAARKARTPCRLPPAPPPAPEPASPGGEGGAAAPLSPAWSEPEAELEAGLEPEREPGPAGSGEPGLRQRGRRGRSRADLESPQRKHKCHYAGCEKVYGKSSHLKAHLRTHTAFTCQAAPARGTVGLRGPSPDPRPPGSPPLPMGPEPRRWLFFVFLNTTVGCNLSLPVWFKELCIFPGLTPTLLLHLILPHLDQVKNPYK; encoded by the exons ATGGCAGCCGCCGCCTATGTGGACCACTTCGCCGCCGAGTGCCTCGTGTCCATGTCGAGCCGCGCGGTCGTGCACGGGCCGCGGGAGGGTCCGGAGCCCGGACCCGAGGGCGCGGCCACCGCTGTCGCCGCCACGCTGCCCCGCGTCGAGGAGCGCCGCGACGGCAAGGACAGTGCCTCGCTCTTCGTGGTGGCGCGGATCTTGGCGGACCTCAACCAGCAAGCGCCGGCGCCCGCCCCGGCGGAGCGCAGAGAGGGCGCCGCGGCCCGGAAGGCGAGGACCCCCTGCCGCCTGCCGCCAGCGCCGCCACCCGCCCCCGAGCCGGCCTCCCCTGGCGGTGAAGGTGGTGCGGCCGCGCCCCTCAGCCCCGCGTGGAGCGAGCCCGAGGCCGAGCTCGAGGCGGGGCTGGAGCCGGAGCGGGAGCCAGGGCCCGCGGGGAGCGGCGAACCCGGCCTCAGACAAAGGGGCCGGCGGGGCCGAAGTCGCGCCGACCTCGAGTCCCcgcagagaaagcacaagtgccACTACGCGGGCTGCGAGAAAGTTTACGGGAAATCCTCGCACCTCAAGGCGCACCTGAGAACTCACACAG CTTTCACCTGCCAGGCGGCACCTGCACGGGGGACGGTCGGTCTCAGAGGACCATCGCCTGACCCCCGACCCCCGGGCAGCCCTCCCCTTCCCATGGGCCCGGAACCTCGTCGTTGGTTGTTTTTCGTTTTCTTAAACACAACGGTGGGATGCAACCTTTCTCTCCCAGTTTGGTTTAAAGAATTGTGTATTTTTCCTGGGCTCACGCCAACTCTTCTGTTACACTTAATTCTTCCACATTTGGACCAGGTTAAAAACCCGTATAAATAA